One Primulina eburnea isolate SZY01 chromosome 4, ASM2296580v1, whole genome shotgun sequence genomic window, GTGAAAAATTGTACTCTGTGTGACATTTATTCCGCCTTATGTATATCGATTGATTATCAGTTTTTTGGCGTTTGAGGAGTTTTATTATTGATTGAGATGCTATAATGATCGTAGGGTTTTGTTGATGGTTGGCCGATGTCTACAAAATTTGTAGCTGAATTCTACCTGGATCTCCCTCTCACAATTGGAATATTAAATTTAGAGGCCAAATATGTAAAAGAATTTTGCATTTGGGAATGATTACAGAGATCTTCCCAAGCAAAATTCCCCTGAGAGAAACTCTTTGAAAGAGCCCCTTTTTGCTTTCGTTCTAACTTAAGATTTCTTTTACTCAATGGGTTGTTCTGAGTGTGTTGGATAAGGTTTAGAAGGTCTGGGACTGAGGTCTCCCTTGTTACCTTGCCTATGGAAGCAAAGAAGGTTTTTGTGGTTGGTAGAGAAAGTGACATCGGAAGTGAAATAGGCAGCCGATCCTTGGATACAGAGGGTGAAGTAAATATCGAACAACGTCAGTGTTCCGATGACGACTTGATGGAAATGGAAATTGAAACCGCTGATGCTGAGAAGTCAAGTCTGAGTGACGAGGGTGAATATGGTACTGATATTGTTGGTTTTAGCTCAGATAAAAGTGGGGTAGGTAGCCCCAACAATGTAATTTTCTCTAGAGAAGCGCCACTTGTAATGAAGGGAGATTTGAGTACAAGTGTTTGTACTTTCGGTGCGGAGAAACTTAAATCCAGGCTGGCTGCTTCTGAACGCGATCACGGGAAAAACGAGAGAAAGCTCAGTCGAGTAGATAGAATTGAGCTAGGCCGGTTGTTTCAGGGGGCTGTGAGTGCTCACGATTGGGAGCTTGCTGAGAGTCTGATCTTGTTGGCAGATTTTCAGACACTTAATGATGCACTCTGCATTTCCTTGGATTCAATCTGGTTTTTGAGCACACACCAAGAATTGGATGGAATTACTGGATTAATTAGGAAGATCATAGCTAATGGGGCATATGATTTCACTCGAGCTGCTCTTAGGACCTCATTTCTTGCTTCGTGTGTAACTGCTTGTCAGAGTCAAACAATGAGCCTGGCGGATACTGTTAATGTGATGGCACAGAGGTTCGCAGATTTGCTACTTTTACATGCTCAAACAAGATGACTTGTTTTTTCTCTCATCAAACTAGTGAAATACTGTTCTTTTTACAGCTGGAGGATTTCTTTTGTTTTCCTTTCATGCTATATTAGGCGACTTTGCTGAATTCTACCTGGATCtccctctcacaattgggatgtTAAATTTAGAAGCCAAATatgtaaaataattttgcatttGGGAGTTATTACAGAGATCTTCGCAAGCAAAATTCCCTTGAGAGAAACTCTTTGAAAGAGTCCCTTTTGCTTTCGTTCTAAGTTAAGATTTCTTTTACTCAATGGGCTGTTCTGATCGAGTAGAGCATGAAATATGACCCTCTGTACTAAAAAGGTGAAAACTAAATTGGCCGGGACCTACCTTTTTATATTGATACCTCTAATGTGCAGGTCACTTAATCATGTATGGGTTTTAACCTTCTCTTAGGGAAACAAATGGTGATGAGAGGGGACCACTTGTTACTTTTGTTAGCATCGTGCATCACTAAAcagaaatttgaaatttgaaagtgtTAGTTTGAAGAACCAATGGAGCTTTTGTAGTCCGTACGATGAAAACAAAATGTGAATGTTGTTATATTTCATTTTCTTTGCAGTCCTTGTAATTTTCACATGTTTTGCATGTTTTGAGAGTTTTAGTGTACTGTTCTACTAGGTTGCATGAAAGGCTGCAGGAATGCAATGGAGATGAAGTTTTGAAGGCTGAAGCTGGTGCCAAGGTTCAGAAATTTACTGAGTGGGCTCTTAAATGTATAAGCTTCCATTCTCGTTGCCAGAGTAATAGGGATAGAGTGGGTCATCCCTCTGCTGTCGGAATCCAGCTCCAGTTGTCTGCTTTTAAGACATTTTTAGATATTACTGGCAACCATCTCACTGGAAAAGATTTTACAGAGGCATTTGATGCAGCTTGCTTCCCACTTACGCTTTTTTCTAGTTCATTTGATCCTGGTTGGTCATCAGGTTTATCTGCAACAGCAATCCAAGGACTGTTGGGTATGCTGGTTGAGGGGGGCGCAGACAATGTTAATCAATGTTTTCTGGAGGCCTCACGATTTGGGAGCACAGAGCTTGTTCGCATTTTATTGCAGGTAATCACATTTTATTGCTGTTAAGCAATGATTTGGTGAACTATTATAATCTCTTTTTCATTTTATGAGCATGCCATTGGCGGTTTCAGTATTGCCACATTACAAATTTTTTTGGTCAATTTGGTGTGCTGCTTGATGTCTATCCTTTCATTGAATTCTGATTTTACTTTCATTTTCCACCCTTTTTCCTTTCTCCATTTCATTAATGTTGTTACTTTAGCCATTTATCTTTGCAAGTCCTGAAATCAGTAGCTCATATGACCCCTTTTTAAAGCTTGTACTTAAATTCCTTTAGCATCTTTGCAGAAATGAACATGGCTTTTGGAGATAGATAACTGATGTGTTATTTCATAGATACAATTACATCTTATATTGTACGAGCTAATCTAATCCCACAAAATTAGAAGACTGAATATCATCCAACCAAAATCAGAATATCATCCTACCATGTTTACAATATTTGACAATCCTATCAAATAACAACTAATTGGTAAAATTGTTACACAATCTTTTCCATATTATTCTACAATATTTTATCCTTTCAGTGATGCTTCTTCACCCCAAACCCCCCATTCCCCTCCTCCGCAGTCCTCACGCACCAGATGATACACTTCCCTACATCTGTTATCTAATCCCTGGTCCTTCGTTTTGTTTGTCAGCTATTGTCCTTAGATTGTTGCAAATGTATAGGCTACAATTTTTTTTCCTAATCAGtaaaattaatttcatagatcatAAGCAATGTACTAATAGTTTTCAACCCAGGACAGCGCAAGTCAATGGCAGGCTACACAACTAAGTCTGCAAGATGAGTCATGAGTTTATAAGTAATACACGTCCCTAAATAAATGCAACTTAATTTTAACGAAGAGAGACTCAATACATGGCATTAAACCATCAAATACATTCTGTTCCTAGCAGACCAAATACAATAAACCATACAAGATATCGCCAAGATCAACGTGTCATTTACTCTGGCTTTGAATTTGTGGTATGGATTACATCATGAAACTTGCTAGGAAAGAAATAGAGACATTTAGACGTTTAGTGGCAGGCAATGCTTTACTCTATTGTGCTTTTCTTTCGGGCGAGTCTATAAGTTAAATGATGGTTCATACCACACATCACTACTTAAGGTCTCATCTTGGCCATTACATATTGATATCTATGAATTTTAAGCTTGTAAACATTCTCTGGCAAAACCAACGGCTTAGGTTAGATGCCATCAGGCACTAGAACAATTAGCAAAACAACACTAGAACAATTAGCAAAACAACAAACCTTTCCCTGAAGTAGCTGGACtttatttgtttatgctttgttCATTGTCGGAATTCTGAAGTTTGTTTCTTGGTTGACTTGTTTTATTTTTCTATTTCCCTGGTGTTGGTTGAATGTTACTCAGGCTGTGGTATTTGTTTCCATGGACAGTTAGCGACAATCCTGGATGTTTTTGCAAATTCTGTCCCTTTTGACTTGATAATTGTGTTTTTTCCATGCTATTACATGTTCTGATGCTGCTGTTGACTTAACTTTCTTTGCACATTCATTCAATTTTGAGCAATCCCGTGTCTTATATTCTTCTGGAAACTTGCACTTGTAAGTTTTGAACCTGATAACTTCGTTTAATACTCTTATTAATGTATTTTGGTTCACTTTGGGTGCTAGATTGCTCAAAGAAACAGCTTGGATGTGGATGTTGATCTGGCATTGGGTTTCGCTTCACATTATGGTAAAATCGGTACAATGGAGTGTCTAGTGGAGGAGGGTAATGCTATGGCTTTCTTGGGTCCTCTGATGCGAGCTGCTGAGAGGGGTTGCATACCAGTTGTTCAGTGGTTTGTTCAAAGGGGTTGCCGAGACATGGAACTGTGCCTCGCCCTCACAGCTGCCACATCAAGCAGTCAAGTCGAGGCTGCGGCATATCTTCTGCCCCACGTTCCCCAGCACATTCTTGCTGCCCTCAGCATCGAAATTCTGAAGGCGGCAGGTGAAAGAAGTGGTGGCTCTCTTGATGGGGTAGCGTTTCTCCTCCATTCAGACTTTTTACGGGATCCGGCTGCTACTTATGCTGTTGCTGACACAATCGCCAGATCTGAAGATGAGCCTGTTGCCCCCGAGCTCAGGGATTTTCTTCAAGAGTACTGGTCAGAGGCAGCTTTCTTGGATGGACTGAGACAAGGAGAAGTACATTTCTCAAACTTGGTTCAAATTTTGAAATGGGGCGAATCTCCAATCTGTTTAAGTGATTTACCTGGCCCCTTGAGGGTGGCGATAGCATACATGCCTTTGTACAGGGAGTGCATCAAGGCCGGAGGTCGTCTATTATCACAAAAGCATCGCGGGCAGTTGGTGGAAGCTGCAAGAAGACTTGGAGGGGCGGTACTAGACGAGCCGGGCCAGAGGACAGAGTTACTGGCAGTACTAGAGCATCATCTTCCTCCATTTTTGCTCCACCCAGCTTCAAGTCGTGTGGCTCCTTGAGAAGATAAGGACTCCTTATCTTATGATGAAAATCTCTCCCTACCCTTCTCCCTCTACTTATTTTCTTCTCATAtaataattttcgaaattagcCGTGTTGAATGAAGATGCATCGCCTCAGGTTGCTGATCCACAACCAGCTTGATTACGAGTGTAATCTTTACGTAGTAGAAACAATCTGGAAATGGTTAGGGATGTGACGTGGTTTTTGTTTGTAAATTGGCCACTTTTGATTTCACTTTTGTTGGACTAAAGGGGAGAGAAATTATGAGCAGGCGGTATATATTTTGTTACAATGTTGATGGTGGTTTCTTTCATTTCATCTCTCCATTGTTTTCTCtatgacaaaaatattttttgaactatatttttccttttaattGAAGCATTGGAGGGTTTGTCTTTGTCATACGGTCGGCACAACAATTTTGCAAGGTCTTTTTAAATGATGTCTCGGGTAATAAACCAATTCGTTGGGTTGAGCTACAGAAAATTGATCATAATCACACCagaaacattgaaaaatattttttttcttcatgtaagtggaaaaaaaaaattgatttgtgcagttttttttttaaaatttatttatttatgaaattgggaaaaatctcaCCACCAAATCACCGATGACCAAACGAGGAACCAAATTACGTGCATATTTTAAGAATAcacttgaatttattttgggcagcGTCCCGTTTCCTAATGCCCTGCGCCAAATTTGGTgaaatcattttatttatttttattttttaatataattttttaaataattatatataatgtataaataataatttaatatttatttaattttatataattaaatatttaaacataaaaattaattataattagtcatttaattttataaataaatatttaattattgattttactaatatttatttatattaattataaataattaaggaatgatttgatttaataaattataaataatataatagttttatgttattatttattaatttataattataaatttaaatattatcatttacatttaataataatataatataaatattactcatgattatattgttaaatttgtaaaaaaatattaaataaaaaacaagaattaagatatgtaaaataaaaaaaaatatcgacTATACTTTGatgtaaaatttgaaataaatggATTAGATATGGACGTTGTGTTCGGTATAGAAATCACAAAATGCAAAACTTGAATCAAAATAGATTTGATGATTATAGATGTATTTACCTGCTCAAAACTTCAAATCACTCATTAATAATACCTTTCTCTAATTCAAAACATTTCAAGAAACTGTGGTCCTCCAcaaatcctcaaccatataTTGATGGAAAAACAAAGTAACCAAATTCATCTTCTTACATTGAGTCTGGACAAGGATACCTAAGTTCAAATTCAGatacatttattttatttgtaacAGAAGATAAAAGCAACCAGCACCAGCCACCAGTGAGTATCATCCTCATTCCTGTAAAACAAGAATCAACACATTAGAGCATTAATAGGAAGGGTATTTTCAAAGAGTGCAAAATAATGTATGTCTTTGTGCCGAGCATGCGTGAATCATGATATAGTGTAATCTCAGATCATGATGCAATTACATTATAAAAAAAGAAACAGGAAAGCCACCTCGGAACAAGACTTAATAACTGAGAAAGTTTACAATCTAGAATCGACTTTTAAGAACCATGGTGGTAGTTTGATACGCGTGTCGGGATGGAAGAGAGAAGTGGAAGGTTTGCTTGCCCGTACCACACTCAAAATGTCTCAAAATGAGCACAGAAAACGGAGAATGGTCATAATTAAGACTGTTATAAACATCAAAAGTTTGCCTCAgagtcaaatgaattttccTTCATGACCTATCTACCTCCTCACAAACGTAATACAACTGATTGTTGGAGGGTAAGAGCAGGCCTACTAAAGAAGATTATCCATTCTTTACGGTCTTTCACATATGTTGAAGTTCAGCCATGAAAGAAAAGAGCTCAACCTTTCAGTTCACTGCAGGTTATATACACGTAAAGAATGCCAAGGCCGTAGAGGACTTAAAACGTGAATGACATTTATTACCAAATGAGAGAATGAAAGAATCACACAGCACAACTAGGAACTGCTCCTACAAtacctcatcatcatcatcatcatcacctCCATCTTCCTTCTTCTTCTTAAGACGAGTGGTACCACCCTCCCTCGAAATTGGTAACTTCATTGGCCCAAAAGGAGTGTCCACGTTGATATTTCCTTTCATGGAATATCCAGTTCCTCTTCCCCGAATCATGTCCCAAACAGCAGAACCACAATCCTTTGGCCTAAAAGTAATGGGAATGTCGATGGAGGTGATTCCATTCTTTTCAATATTAGCAGATTTTACAAGATCAGCACTACCGATGCTCACATCACATAGCCAAATCTCGTAGTCGAGATCATTAAGCCCCAAGTCAAAATCATTCTTATTTTCCAACTTCAAATGAAGAGTTGCAACGGtttcttcaaaagaaaactTCTCAAAATTGATCTTCTCAATATCAATATCTGGTTTATAGGGTATTGGGATCTCTCCGGTCTTCTCAAGCGGCAATGTAAGCCTTCCAAGAACCGGCACATCCACTATGAGGTCAACCTTAATTCGATAAGGAATGATACTTCCCGGCTTTATATCAGCATAAGTGTTTTTGACATCATCATATATTAAACAAAAAGGTATCTTAACTGTCTCCGAACCATGTGCATGAATTGTTCCAGCATCTGGAATCAAACCCGAAAGCAATTTCCTTCCATCACTCTCGATTAAGTAGTTTATGTCAATGAGAGGGATCGGGATAGGATTCGGGTTCTTCACGAGAACATCGATGACTATATCTGCCTTTTCAAGATTGATGTGAGGTATATGAATGGCAGTAACATCAGCCGTTGGCTTCCCAAATCCTATAGTTTCCTCGATTTTCTCACCAATGTCATGGATGAAATCCTTAACCTTGTCGATAAATCCACCTTTCTCTTCGTCTTTCTTGTCTCCCCTTTCAACAATCTCAGGTTCATCACAAGATGCCATATCTAATCAAGAAACACAGTCAAAATTAATGTTACagaatttctttttaaaataacaaaacgaaaaaaaaaaatcaatattgaGAGAACAGAAACCAATCAAACTGGTAAGCTCGTAAGTGATTAAACGTCGGGTTTTCAGTTCTGAAGAAACAAGACACACCACAAAGTTACAGATCAATCATAGGGAGCACACAGATGCCGTAAAACAACATCATCAAGATGTAAGCGCGCCCAAATCTGAAAAAAGGTGGAAACTTTTGTCCATCGACAATTTCATACATAACTTTTCGATTCGATCATCGGTCAAACTCCATCTTTCTGGGCGTTCATTTTCATTTAATCAAGATTTGTGTGCAAAAAGCTCGAAAACTCCACGTATATGGAGATCTAGAACccaaaataaagataaaataacgCACATACTAGATCAGAAACAAATTCTGAAAAATCTAGAGAAAGGAACACAAAGATCCCAGATTTGGTGATTGAGTCAGcaagataaaaataaatctagTAACCATGAAATGATCTGCATTTTCCACATTCGAAAGATATCCTCAGCAAGAATCACTAAAAGAGTATATACTTAACCTGTAACAAGAGTAGAACAAGTGAAGTCAGTCGGCAGCAAACTTGGAGAAGGAGACAGATGAACCCAaagattttcttgaatttgtttaattacaagttttatgatttttttaataaaaaacaaaaaaatggtATTATTTACGTAGATATTGTCATGTGCACgaaatgactgataaaaatctTCTTACTCTTATCTCTTGGTGTTTTTTCAAATacacatatattttaaaatattagaatttgttcaaaatttgaaaataaaaatatgcttgttttaaagatttgaaaataaaaattagatACATAACTCAATTTGACCACAGAATTGTTATTCTAATTTCAATATGATCTCAAATTATGTAAATTTTTTAAgataataattaaatacattcattatatcaaaaaatttaaataatatatttattaattttaaatacattcattatatcaaaaaatttaaataatatatttattaattttaatattttattaatcacATGAATGGGATATACGCGTCTAAAAATCCAAATTTATCGACTTTGAGACATTTGACATGATTAAACTTTGCCGACATGATGAAACGATGGATGGATAAAATGTGGGATATGGAGTCCCACGTGTCAAGATTGTCGTATAGAAAAATGCCAAGTTTGAGTCCTCTCCCATCATGGCTCATGGCAACGGGCCACGTATTACATGGCCGATGAGTTTTGCCAAACTCCGTAATCTATTGGATCGGCtacatttatataatttttatatttcaatcattacaaaataaatttttatttttaaattaataaatctaTCAAAtctatttttcaattttatattaaaatatttaaacataaataaaaataaaaatctgttAATTTATATCAactcatataaaaaaaatatcatatttatatCTTTTCACTTTAAATATgccataatataataaaattacttcgattctaaaataaaatattttgaaataaagtCGGAGATTAAagaatttattattaatataagaaaaaatataaataattagtaataatatatatacatatatatgtacaCTTAGATACATATAGATATATAATCGACACCAAAATCTGCCTCGGACTTTTAATCTTTCTTAACTTGGTCTAAACTGTCTTCACTCCCAACTTGTTAAAATATGATTCTatagtagttttttttttttatataaaaaaaactacaATTTATTTCGTCGGTGAAGAAGAGAATGTATATGACAGAATCCACCAGTTTGTTTTCATTATCAAATAAGACCAAAAATAAAAGAGTCATTGNNNNNNNNNNNNNNNNNNNNNNNNNNNNNNNNNNNNNNNNNNNNNNNNNNNNNNNNNNNNNNNNNNNNNNNNNNNNNNNNNNNNNNNNNNNNNNNNNNNNNNNNNNNNNNNNNNNNNNNNNNNNNNNNNNNNNNNNNNNNNNNNNNNNNNNNNNNNNNNNNNNNNNNNNNNNNNNNNNNNNNNNNNNNNNNNNNNNNNNNNNNNNNNNNNNNNNNNNNNGCGCGGCTATTTCATCCCCATCTCTTGTCCTTGAAGGAGGGACAGGACAAAGAATGGATCTTTCT contains:
- the LOC140829397 gene encoding desiccation-related protein At2g46140, which gives rise to MASCDEPEIVERGDKKDEEKGGFIDKVKDFIHDIGEKIEETIGFGKPTADVTAIHIPHINLEKADIVIDVLVKNPNPIPIPLIDINYLIESDGRKLLSGLIPDAGTIHAHGSETVKIPFCLIYDDVKNTYADIKPGSIIPYRIKVDLIVDVPVLGRLTLPLEKTGEIPIPYKPDIDIEKINFEKFSFEETVATLHLKLENKNDFDLGLNDLDYEIWLCDVSIGSADLVKSANIEKNGITSIDIPITFRPKDCGSAVWDMIRGRGTGYSMKGNINVDTPFGPMKLPISREGGTTRLKKKKEDGGDDDDDDEE
- the LOC140829396 gene encoding ankyrin repeat protein SKIP35-like translates to MEAKKVFVVGRESDIGSEIGSRSLDTEGEVNIEQRQCSDDDLMEMEIETADAEKSSLSDEGEYGTDIVGFSSDKSGVGSPNNVIFSREAPLVMKGDLSTSVCTFGAEKLKSRLAASERDHGKNERKLSRVDRIELGRLFQGAVSAHDWELAESLILLADFQTLNDALCISLDSIWFLSTHQELDGITGLIRKIIANGAYDFTRAALRTSFLASCVTACQSQTMSLADTVNVMAQRLHERLQECNGDEVLKAEAGAKVQKFTEWALKCISFHSRCQSNRDRVGHPSAVGIQLQLSAFKTFLDITGNHLTGKDFTEAFDAACFPLTLFSSSFDPGWSSGLSATAIQGLLGMLVEGGADNVNQCFLEASRFGSTELVRILLQIAQRNSLDVDVDLALGFASHYGKIGTMECLVEEGNAMAFLGPLMRAAERGCIPVVQWFVQRGCRDMELCLALTAATSSSQVEAAAYLLPHVPQHILAALSIEILKAAGERSGGSLDGVAFLLHSDFLRDPAATYAVADTIARSEDEPVAPELRDFLQEYWSEAAFLDGLRQGEVHFSNLVQILKWGESPICLSDLPGPLRVAIAYMPLYRECIKAGGRLLSQKHRGQLVEAARRLGGAVLDEPGQRTELLAVLEHHLPPFLLHPASSRVAP